The following proteins come from a genomic window of Heyndrickxia acidicola:
- the namA gene encoding NADPH dehydrogenase NamA has product MTVKLFEPYTIKGLTLKNRIVMAPMCMYSCPDEDGKVQDWHYTHYTSRAVGQVGLIILEATAVTEQGRISPNDLGIWSDDHIEGLSKLTGMIKSHGAAAGIQLSHAGRKAELEGEILAPTALAFNEKRKTPKEMSKEDIRETIEAFKLGADRAKKAGFELIELHGAHGYLINEFLSPVSNQRTDEYGGSVENRYRFLSEVIEAVKTVWDGPLFVRVSANDYHPEGLRPEDYIPYAKWMKEQGVDLIDVSSGANVPARIPVFPGYQVPFSEVIKNGAEIPTGVVGLITEPKQAEEILQNGRADLVLLARELLRDPYWPRTAAKELGEEIKSPVQYERGWK; this is encoded by the coding sequence TTGACAGTTAAATTATTTGAACCCTATACCATCAAGGGCCTTACATTAAAAAACCGGATCGTCATGGCGCCAATGTGCATGTATTCTTGCCCTGATGAAGACGGAAAAGTACAGGATTGGCATTATACCCACTATACAAGCCGGGCTGTCGGCCAAGTTGGCTTAATTATCTTGGAAGCAACAGCTGTAACCGAACAGGGGCGAATTTCTCCGAATGACCTCGGTATCTGGAGCGATGATCACATTGAGGGGCTTTCAAAGCTTACCGGTATGATTAAATCCCATGGAGCTGCGGCTGGAATTCAACTTTCCCATGCTGGCAGAAAAGCAGAATTGGAAGGAGAAATCCTTGCCCCTACTGCTCTTGCTTTTAATGAAAAAAGAAAAACACCAAAAGAAATGAGCAAAGAAGACATTCGTGAAACCATTGAAGCTTTTAAACTGGGGGCAGACCGCGCCAAAAAGGCTGGATTTGAATTAATTGAACTCCACGGGGCTCATGGCTACTTAATTAATGAGTTTCTCTCTCCTGTTTCCAATCAGCGTACAGACGAATATGGGGGATCAGTTGAAAATCGTTATCGCTTTTTATCCGAAGTGATTGAAGCCGTAAAAACAGTATGGGATGGACCATTATTTGTACGGGTTTCGGCTAATGACTATCATCCTGAGGGCCTTCGCCCAGAGGATTACATTCCATATGCTAAGTGGATGAAGGAACAAGGCGTAGATTTGATTGATGTAAGCTCCGGTGCTAATGTCCCTGCCCGGATTCCTGTTTTTCCTGGCTACCAGGTTCCATTTTCTGAAGTGATCAAAAACGGAGCAGAAATTCCAACAGGTGTTGTGGGACTCATTACCGAACCAAAGCAAGCCGAAGAAATATTGCAAAACGGGCGGGCTGATTTGGTTTTATTAGCACGTGAATTATTAAGAGATCCGTACTGGCCGCGTACGGCAGCAAAAGAACTTGGTGAAGAGATTAAATCTCCTGTCCAGTATGAGCGCGGCTGGAAATAA
- a CDS encoding SDR family NAD(P)-dependent oxidoreductase has protein sequence MANDRIKGKNIVITGASGGLGEQIAYSCARSGANLALLARNTERLNAIKDHIEKKYSVRCIAISLDVSKYESIPGYFKQIEKELGLIDVLVNNAGYGIFDEVEKASMEDITGMFNVNVLGLIACTKAVIPDMQAKKSGHVINIASQAGKIATPKSGIYSATKHAVLGFTNSLRMEVSVHGVYVTSVNPGPIATNFFTIADKSGEYIKNIDRFMLQPDKLADKIVDSMLTNRREINAPGWMNAGSIFYTLFPKLVEKVGKRAFFKK, from the coding sequence ATGGCAAATGACCGAATTAAAGGCAAAAATATTGTCATCACAGGTGCTTCAGGAGGGCTGGGCGAGCAAATTGCCTATAGCTGTGCCAGAAGCGGGGCCAATCTTGCCTTGCTAGCACGAAATACGGAGAGGCTAAACGCAATTAAAGATCATATTGAAAAAAAATATTCTGTTCGATGTATTGCCATTAGCCTGGATGTTTCAAAGTACGAATCCATCCCTGGATACTTTAAACAAATCGAGAAAGAACTGGGGTTGATAGATGTTCTTGTCAATAACGCCGGGTATGGCATTTTTGATGAGGTGGAAAAGGCATCCATGGAGGATATTACAGGCATGTTCAATGTAAATGTCCTTGGTCTTATTGCTTGTACGAAGGCCGTTATTCCAGATATGCAAGCGAAAAAATCAGGACATGTCATTAATATCGCTTCTCAGGCAGGCAAAATTGCTACACCAAAATCCGGTATATATTCCGCAACGAAGCATGCAGTATTAGGTTTTACCAACAGCCTCAGAATGGAAGTGTCGGTGCATGGGGTGTATGTCACTTCTGTAAATCCCGGGCCGATTGCTACCAACTTTTTTACTATTGCTGATAAATCGGGGGAGTATATAAAAAATATTGATCGCTTTATGCTTCAGCCAGATAAGCTGGCTGATAAAATTGTCGACAGCATGCTGACAAACCGCAGGGAAATCAATGCACCAGGATGGATGAATGCGGGGAGCATTTTTTATACCTTGTTTCCTAAGCTGGTGGAAAAAGTGGGGAAAAGGGCTTTTTTTAAAAAATAG
- the rnz gene encoding ribonuclease Z has translation MELLFLGTGAGIPAKLRNVTSIALKLLEERKAIWLFDCGEATQHQILHTSIKPRRIEKIFITHLHGDHIFGLPGLLGSRSFQSGDTELTVYGPKGIKSFIEVSLQVSETHLQYPLTIVEISPGVIFEDSQFIVEARLLQHALPTFGFRVVEKDKPGTLDAEKLRKDGIPPGPVYSLLKEGKEVQLADGRVVFGKDYVGPDKKGRVVTILGDTRPCENSVLLANEADCLVHEATFSGDSEKMAYDYFHSTTVQAAEIAVRANVKQLCLTHISSRYGKEEWAQLEQEAKNVFLHSMIVHDFIEIPIG, from the coding sequence TTGGAACTATTATTTTTAGGTACAGGGGCAGGAATTCCGGCAAAATTAAGAAACGTGACCTCCATTGCGTTAAAGCTGCTGGAAGAAAGAAAAGCGATCTGGCTGTTCGATTGCGGTGAAGCCACCCAGCACCAGATTTTGCATACATCAATTAAGCCTCGGCGAATTGAAAAAATTTTTATTACTCATTTGCATGGCGACCATATTTTCGGGCTGCCTGGACTTCTCGGAAGCAGATCCTTCCAGTCGGGTGATACTGAACTGACAGTATACGGACCAAAGGGGATCAAATCCTTTATTGAAGTATCTCTTCAGGTAAGCGAAACCCATCTTCAATACCCGCTCACCATCGTGGAAATCTCACCTGGTGTTATTTTTGAGGATAGCCAGTTTATCGTGGAGGCAAGACTTTTGCAACACGCGCTGCCAACCTTTGGCTTTCGTGTAGTGGAGAAGGACAAACCGGGAACATTGGATGCTGAGAAGCTTAGGAAAGACGGAATTCCTCCAGGCCCTGTATACTCGCTTTTGAAAGAAGGCAAAGAGGTACAGCTTGCAGATGGCAGGGTTGTTTTTGGAAAGGATTATGTGGGACCTGATAAAAAAGGGAGAGTCGTTACTATTCTTGGCGATACTCGCCCATGTGAAAATTCTGTTCTTCTTGCTAATGAGGCTGACTGCCTTGTACATGAGGCAACTTTTTCAGGGGATAGCGAAAAAATGGCGTATGATTATTTTCATTCCACTACGGTTCAAGCAGCTGAGATTGCCGTCAGGGCGAATGTAAAGCAGCTTTGTTTAACACATATCAGCTCGCGTTATGGAAAAGAAGAATGGGCGCAGCTAGAACAGGAAGCCAAAAACGTTTTCCTCCATTCAATGATTGTGCATGATTTTATAGAGATTCCTATTGGCTGA
- a CDS encoding DUF4179 domain-containing protein: MPNLDENSFLGFKQYLYSKTVPNDQLDAAIMAGIHKAKQEKKKHTFWMKLSVSTAALLLLFFVVLRTSDTFADYVSAIPGLEKVVELVRGDKGLVSVIQNDYAQKINVSDSHKGIKVTLDSIILDQEQLVLFYSFQSDKKESGEVSVKNLALERPNGQKVELGSWTVGGENASLKGKSRLYSNPIGLMSPIKDKNLTLVMTLEGPKSLDLNKTVWRIPFKINQQKIGSKRTVAIHKTVTVDQQRITVKSITTSPTQIGVTVNFSKGNSKQIFDLEDLRLVDEHNQIWGRRKEGVVSAGGDQEKTFYLQSNYFEKPKKLYLEFNLIRALDKDELLVRVDPLHQKILKSPRDGRILNVVMNPVDLPGYLQLNVKHQGWHRQLFNQYTDGAGKVHAIQSFMDTNDSVAFPYSLTEPDAKKPITLKLLDYPSYISGNVKIRIK; this comes from the coding sequence TTGCCTAATTTGGATGAAAATTCATTTCTCGGGTTCAAGCAGTACCTATATAGCAAGACGGTTCCGAATGATCAACTGGACGCTGCGATTATGGCAGGAATTCACAAAGCCAAGCAGGAAAAGAAAAAGCATACCTTTTGGATGAAGTTATCTGTCTCGACGGCGGCACTATTGCTTTTGTTCTTTGTTGTGCTCCGAACATCTGATACGTTTGCCGACTATGTAAGTGCTATTCCAGGTCTGGAAAAAGTAGTAGAGCTTGTTCGTGGTGATAAAGGATTGGTGTCTGTTATCCAAAATGATTATGCTCAGAAAATAAATGTATCTGACAGCCATAAGGGAATCAAGGTGACATTGGATTCTATTATTCTAGACCAGGAACAGCTTGTGCTGTTTTATTCCTTTCAGTCGGATAAAAAGGAGTCAGGCGAAGTATCCGTTAAAAATTTGGCGCTGGAAAGGCCGAACGGTCAAAAGGTTGAACTTGGTTCTTGGACGGTCGGTGGGGAAAACGCCAGTTTAAAAGGAAAATCTCGCCTTTATTCGAATCCAATTGGTCTTATGTCTCCCATTAAAGATAAGAATCTAACTCTGGTCATGACGCTTGAAGGGCCGAAATCTCTTGATTTAAACAAGACAGTATGGAGAATTCCCTTTAAGATAAATCAGCAGAAAATCGGCAGCAAAAGAACGGTCGCCATTCATAAAACTGTGACAGTCGATCAGCAAAGAATAACGGTGAAAAGCATTACAACGTCACCCACTCAGATAGGAGTGACGGTAAATTTTTCTAAGGGAAACTCAAAACAAATTTTTGACCTGGAAGATTTGAGGCTGGTGGATGAACATAACCAGATATGGGGGCGGAGAAAGGAAGGGGTTGTTTCTGCGGGAGGGGATCAAGAAAAGACCTTTTATTTACAAAGCAACTATTTTGAAAAGCCTAAAAAGCTTTATTTAGAGTTTAATCTTATTCGTGCTCTCGATAAAGATGAACTGCTGGTCAGGGTGGATCCTTTACACCAAAAGATACTTAAGTCTCCCCGTGACGGCCGCATCTTGAACGTTGTAATGAATCCGGTTGATTTACCCGGATACCTTCAGCTTAATGTTAAACATCAGGGATGGCATCGCCAATTATTCAATCAGTATACGGATGGCGCGGGGAAAGTTCATGCCATTCAATCCTTTATGGACACAAATGACTCTGTAGCCTTCCCTTATTCATTAACGGAACCGGATGCAAAGAAACCTATTACGCTGAAATTGTTGGATTACCCTTCCTATATAAGTGGGAATGTGAAAATTAGAATAAAATAA
- a CDS encoding MBL fold metallo-hydrolase, translating into MSGWNGNIAKISLPTPFAVGDVNVYIVKGDALTLIDAGVKTKEAWEVFQFQLAQLGMAVEDIDQVVLTHHHPDHVGFLEWLPDQLHILGHAYCVPWLKRDTEFFKRHDQFYFDRFQESGVEGDVQRYLDNMKSALKFASHRPLTQTLKEGEFIPGLNEWKVLETPGHAQSHLSFYRESDACLIAGDHILATISSNPLLEPPLGEKEPRPKPQLQYNHSLKKLLEYPIQLAYTGHGNEVFKVHDLVNRRIERQHSRALQVKRMIAEKPMTTFEICRTLFPAVYQKEIGLTISETTAQLDYLLSIEQAECQVNDQVMYFSAK; encoded by the coding sequence ATGTCAGGCTGGAATGGTAATATAGCAAAAATTTCTTTGCCTACTCCCTTTGCAGTAGGGGATGTAAATGTTTATATTGTGAAGGGGGACGCACTCACTTTAATAGACGCTGGAGTAAAAACTAAAGAGGCATGGGAGGTCTTTCAATTTCAATTGGCACAATTGGGAATGGCTGTAGAGGATATTGACCAGGTCGTCTTAACTCACCATCATCCGGACCATGTGGGATTTCTTGAATGGCTGCCAGATCAACTTCACATTCTTGGCCATGCCTATTGTGTACCCTGGCTAAAACGTGACACGGAGTTTTTCAAGCGGCACGATCAATTTTATTTTGACAGATTCCAAGAGTCTGGCGTGGAAGGAGATGTGCAGCGGTATCTAGACAATATGAAATCCGCCTTGAAGTTTGCTTCGCATAGACCGCTGACTCAGACTTTAAAGGAAGGCGAGTTTATTCCTGGATTGAATGAGTGGAAAGTCCTTGAAACTCCAGGACATGCGCAAAGCCATTTGTCTTTTTACAGAGAATCGGATGCATGCCTGATTGCAGGAGATCATATTTTGGCCACCATCTCCTCCAATCCGCTGCTGGAGCCCCCTCTTGGTGAGAAAGAGCCTAGGCCAAAGCCGCAGCTTCAATACAATCATTCTCTGAAAAAGCTTCTGGAATATCCAATTCAGCTCGCCTACACGGGACATGGGAATGAGGTGTTTAAAGTACATGATCTTGTTAACAGAAGAATTGAGAGGCAGCATTCAAGGGCTTTGCAGGTAAAAAGAATGATTGCAGAAAAGCCGATGACGACATTTGAAATCTGCCGGACGCTCTTCCCGGCTGTCTATCAAAAAGAAATAGGATTAACTATATCTGAAACAACGGCCCAGTTGGATTATCTTCTTTCCATTGAACAGGCGGAATGCCAGGTCAATGATCAGGTTATGTACTTCTCTGCAAAATAA
- a CDS encoding C40 family peptidase has product MLKKIFAALALAAMLGSVAPVLSQASTSTYTRSKAISVAESNLGVPYVWGGMSPRGFDCSGLVKYSYNVAGKYLPRTAGDMFYVGYRTHSLTRGDLVFFATIRAEKPTHVGIYIGNNEFINAASSRGVSIASLSNPYWKPRFVGANHI; this is encoded by the coding sequence TTGTTAAAGAAAATTTTTGCCGCTTTAGCACTAGCTGCTATGCTTGGTTCTGTTGCACCAGTCTTGTCGCAGGCTTCAACTTCCACTTACACAAGATCAAAGGCTATATCGGTTGCTGAAAGTAATCTTGGAGTTCCATATGTTTGGGGCGGAATGAGCCCAAGAGGATTTGACTGCTCTGGTCTTGTAAAATATTCTTACAATGTAGCAGGTAAGTACTTGCCGCGTACAGCTGGCGATATGTTTTATGTAGGCTATCGTACTCACTCGCTGACAAGAGGAGATCTTGTCTTCTTTGCAACAATCCGTGCCGAAAAGCCGACACATGTAGGGATATACATAGGAAACAATGAATTTATCAATGCTGCCTCATCAAGAGGCGTTTCCATTGCATCCTTGAGCAATCCTTATTGGAAACCGCGTTTTGTTGGAGCAAACCATATATAA
- a CDS encoding FeoA family protein, protein MATLLELTEGKTACIADLSHLNDSLKQRLLHFGVCEGCPIQLKNRMPFGGPCMVECQGQLIGIRQKDAKMIRIESEQ, encoded by the coding sequence ATGGCGACTTTATTAGAATTAACAGAAGGAAAAACTGCATGCATTGCCGATCTTTCTCACTTAAATGATTCGTTAAAGCAACGTCTGTTGCATTTTGGGGTTTGTGAAGGTTGTCCAATTCAATTGAAAAACCGGATGCCATTTGGCGGTCCATGTATGGTAGAGTGCCAGGGTCAATTAATTGGTATACGCCAAAAAGACGCAAAAATGATTAGGATTGAAAGTGAACAATGA
- a CDS encoding histidine phosphatase family protein encodes MKTIYFIRHAQAEGQPREARLTKKGEEQAQQLAEFLNDKQIDCIYSSPFERALSTIQPFAALQGLEVKKDKRLEERVLSSNMHPDWKEMLRLSFEDFTLVYDGGESCGSGFERAGSILDEAITGKSENIVFVTHGNLMTLLLRHIDSCFGVTELFSLTNPDVYEINIDETGRQWKRIWLQ; translated from the coding sequence ATGAAGACGATTTATTTTATACGGCATGCGCAAGCAGAAGGGCAGCCAAGAGAAGCCCGGCTGACAAAAAAAGGCGAAGAGCAGGCGCAGCAGCTCGCAGAGTTTTTAAATGATAAACAGATCGATTGCATTTATTCCAGCCCTTTTGAACGGGCTCTTTCAACAATCCAGCCGTTCGCAGCATTACAGGGACTGGAGGTCAAAAAAGATAAACGCCTGGAGGAAAGGGTGCTTTCTTCTAATATGCATCCTGATTGGAAAGAAATGCTGCGTTTAAGCTTTGAAGACTTTACTCTTGTATATGATGGAGGAGAATCCTGCGGAAGCGGATTTGAGCGTGCAGGGTCCATTTTGGATGAGGCGATAACAGGGAAATCCGAGAACATTGTATTTGTTACACATGGGAATTTGATGACCCTGCTTTTACGGCATATAGATAGCTGTTTCGGTGTAACTGAATTGTTTTCCTTAACCAATCCTGATGTATATGAAATTAATATAGACGAAACTGGCCGTCAATGGAAACGGATTTGGCTGCAGTAA
- the feoB gene encoding ferrous iron transport protein B, producing the protein MNTALVGNPNTGKTSLFNHLTGSYEYVGNWSGVTVEKKVGKFRGMSGRLIDLPGVYSLYPFSKDEAVVIQFLLNDSFTNLINIVDASQLERNLHLTIQLLEFGKPMLIGLNMIDVAERRGLRIDPAALSQQLSVPVVPITARNGKGCSELIKELTANQVPHSQVPPIQYGPDITNGIMRITQLLIGKKLDVPIRWLALQVLEGNPAARTYLEDFADHGKIDEILEAVNNSIKNNTDFPSASRFIFEQRKRWIEQVIEESKVEYTNLKQNWTEKIDKVVTNRWLGIPIFLLFMYLMFTATFNWIGTPLSDTLDAFISGPVSGWIEAGLKAVGTSHFIRDLVVNGVVAGVGGVLVFVPQIFILFLFISFLEDSGYMARVALVMDRVMERVGLNGKAFIPMIIGFGCNVPGVMAARTIEQPKERLLTILLTPLMSCSARLSIYALFVGAFFHKNQAIIVLSLYVLGIIVALVLAKLFSKVLMKNDPSMFVIELPPYRIPHAGTLWRSTWDKGKGFVRKAGTFIFGGSVAIWLLSYTGPGGFGVDMDHSFLAFIGGILAPVLAPLGFGFWQAGAALIPGFLAKEVVVSTMSIIYHMPDTAALQGALGHYFTPLSAYSFLVFVLLYIPCVATVAAIRNESGSRKWTWFGVGYSLVIAYGLSLVIYQGGKWLLGL; encoded by the coding sequence ATGAATACTGCTTTAGTGGGGAATCCCAACACAGGGAAAACCTCTTTATTTAATCATTTAACCGGTTCTTATGAATATGTAGGGAATTGGAGCGGCGTAACCGTAGAAAAAAAGGTAGGCAAATTTAGAGGAATGAGCGGAAGACTTATTGATTTGCCGGGGGTTTATTCCCTTTATCCTTTTTCAAAGGACGAAGCAGTTGTCATCCAGTTTCTTTTGAATGACTCTTTTACAAACCTTATTAATATTGTTGATGCATCACAGCTGGAAAGAAACCTTCACTTAACCATTCAGCTTTTGGAATTCGGAAAACCTATGCTGATTGGACTGAACATGATAGATGTCGCAGAAAGGCGCGGATTACGTATCGATCCTGCTGCACTTTCTCAGCAGTTAAGTGTGCCTGTTGTACCCATTACCGCCCGGAATGGAAAGGGCTGCAGCGAGCTCATCAAAGAGCTGACGGCAAACCAAGTGCCTCATTCCCAGGTCCCGCCCATTCAATACGGACCGGATATTACAAATGGAATTATGAGAATTACTCAGCTGCTGATTGGGAAAAAGCTGGATGTTCCAATACGCTGGCTTGCACTGCAGGTGCTGGAAGGAAATCCTGCTGCCCGGACGTATCTGGAGGATTTTGCAGATCACGGCAAGATCGATGAAATACTGGAAGCTGTAAACAACAGCATAAAAAATAACACGGATTTCCCGTCTGCTTCCCGTTTTATTTTCGAACAGCGAAAAAGATGGATTGAGCAGGTTATTGAAGAAAGCAAGGTCGAATACACCAACTTAAAGCAAAATTGGACAGAGAAAATTGATAAAGTCGTGACAAACCGCTGGCTGGGGATACCCATTTTCCTGCTGTTTATGTATCTCATGTTCACGGCAACCTTTAACTGGATTGGAACCCCTTTGTCTGATACACTTGATGCATTTATATCCGGTCCTGTAAGCGGCTGGATTGAGGCTGGTCTCAAAGCGGTCGGCACAAGCCATTTTATTCGCGATCTGGTGGTGAATGGAGTAGTTGCAGGAGTAGGCGGTGTACTGGTTTTTGTTCCACAGATTTTTATCCTTTTTCTCTTTATATCGTTTTTGGAAGACTCCGGATATATGGCAAGGGTTGCTCTTGTTATGGACCGCGTAATGGAACGTGTAGGACTAAACGGCAAAGCTTTCATTCCCATGATTATCGGGTTTGGCTGTAATGTACCAGGAGTTATGGCTGCACGGACGATTGAACAGCCGAAAGAACGGCTGCTGACGATTCTTTTGACTCCTTTGATGTCATGCTCAGCACGTTTATCCATCTATGCTTTATTTGTAGGCGCCTTTTTCCATAAAAATCAGGCAATCATTGTCCTTTCACTATATGTGCTGGGGATTATAGTTGCGCTTGTATTGGCAAAATTATTTTCGAAAGTCCTGATGAAAAATGATCCTTCCATGTTTGTGATTGAATTGCCTCCATACCGGATTCCTCATGCGGGAACTCTTTGGAGAAGCACATGGGATAAAGGAAAAGGGTTTGTACGCAAAGCAGGAACCTTTATTTTTGGAGGGTCTGTTGCGATATGGCTGCTCTCTTATACGGGACCGGGCGGTTTTGGAGTCGATATGGATCACAGTTTTTTGGCTTTCATTGGCGGAATCCTTGCTCCTGTTCTGGCTCCGCTTGGATTTGGTTTTTGGCAGGCAGGTGCCGCTTTAATACCGGGATTTCTTGCTAAAGAAGTAGTCGTTTCCACTATGAGCATTATTTATCACATGCCGGATACAGCTGCTCTGCAGGGAGCTTTGGGGCATTATTTTACACCGCTTTCAGCCTACAGCTTTCTGGTGTTTGTACTTCTGTATATTCCCTGTGTTGCGACAGTTGCAGCAATACGCAATGAATCGGGTTCGAGGAAATGGACCTGGTTTGGGGTCGGATATTCTCTCGTTATTGCCTATGGTCTTTCTTTGGTGATTTATCAAGGAGGAAAATGGCTATTGGGTTTATAA
- a CDS encoding sigma-70 family RNA polymerase sigma factor, with protein MDEVSLVEKAKKGDETAFYQAMLLHKEQLYRIAISYLKTEEGAIEAIQEITYRCYKSLKKLKKAEYFSTWLIRILLNYCHDELRKQKRIVLSSEMAELAGAKEDTSFIELYEAVEALHPKYRDVIMLKYYHDLKIADIARILECPEGTIKTWLKKGLQLIRKQWTEEGGDTIA; from the coding sequence ATGGATGAGGTTTCCCTAGTAGAGAAAGCAAAAAAGGGGGATGAGACAGCATTTTATCAGGCTATGCTGCTGCATAAAGAACAGCTGTACCGAATTGCGATCTCGTATTTGAAAACAGAGGAAGGGGCAATAGAAGCCATTCAAGAAATCACATACCGCTGTTATAAATCTCTAAAAAAGCTTAAGAAAGCAGAGTATTTTTCTACATGGCTTATCCGGATTTTATTAAATTACTGCCACGATGAACTCCGGAAACAAAAGAGGATAGTACTGAGCAGCGAAATGGCAGAATTAGCCGGTGCTAAAGAAGATACCTCTTTTATTGAATTGTATGAAGCTGTGGAGGCGTTACATCCAAAATATCGGGATGTCATCATGCTGAAATATTACCATGATTTAAAAATAGCTGACATAGCCCGGATATTGGAATGCCCTGAAGGCACCATCAAAACTTGGCTTAAAAAAGGACTGCAGTTAATAAGAAAGCAATGGACAGAGGAAGGGGGAGATACAATTGCCTAA